The Acidobacteriota bacterium genome contains the following window.
CGCCTGTTCCATTACATCCGAAACCGCATATGTTCTGTGTCAGTGCTGTGAAGCCGTGCTTCACGCTCGACTGGCCGATGTGTTCAAATGTCTGGTCGTTAGTGGCACCGCCGCTCATTCTGTAAATGTTCTGCGGGATCACCGGGTGATCGTTGCTCGGCAGAGCGTTCCAGTTCAGGTTAACGACGCCCGCGTTGCAGGAATCGGTTCCGAGTGCAAGACCGACCTGTGTTCCCGTCGCACTGCCGAACTGAGCCAGTCCGTTGACATCACCGACGATGACATCCGGGCCCGGAGTGGTGCCGGCATTTGGCCCCATTCCGGCTCCGGCAGGAAGAACTGCCGACTGGGTTTCGCCCTCGACAATATTTGTGATCTCGATCGCCTTCATGGTCGTGCTGACGGCTATTTCACCAACAATTGCTCCGACATCGGACGGACGCCCGAGTTCGGCCGCAAATTCAGGCGAGATCAAAAGCCGCCCAGTCGTTGCCGAAAAGTGTTTCTCAGACGGGTCGTAACCCAACTGATAGCCATCGACGTTAAAGAAGATAAAGCCCGTTTTACCGTCACGCACCACGAGGTCGTATTGTCCGCCCCACGGGAGCGTTTCAACAACGAGGTCGCCGTATGACGCGGCCAGCTTAGCAGGCAGCTCCATCGATGTTCGCGGAACGATCTCCATCGAACTGGGCATCGGCCCGCGAAGCTCGCCATTGAAAACCATGATCGTGAAGAACGAATCGCCCGACGCGTCAAAATTCAGCGTCGTACGCTTTGATTCGGCGCCGCCGCTGAGCCGGTTCAGATCGAGATCCATCGAAACGCTGCCGGTCGAGACGATCATTTTTTCGAGCGTGCCGGTCTGAGCTTTTTGCCCGCCGGAAACTATACCCGAAAACAAACCGTCCGACCCGCTGCCGAAAAATGTGAATAATGAGAGCAACGAGACGACAAATACCTTTAGCATAATTTAAGTTTAGACCCCTTGTTGGTGGCGAACTGATGAACTTCTGACTGCAGAGATTCTAGAGAGCATAAACAATACTTTTACACCCTTTTCGACTACATAATCAAGTCATATTACAATAAGACCAAACAAATTTTGCAGTTGATCGAAAAGGCGGGATATGAAAACTGGGTGCGACGGCCAAAATGCTGTTAAAAAAAGGTCTATCGAGCTGCCGGTTCTTGGCAATTCTCCGTCTGAAAAAGCGGAGGTTCGTGTCTCGCGAACAGCTCGTTGGCGTGCCGCCGCTCTCATAGCGTTGAACCTCCTGATGGTCGCTCATTTTGTCCAATGGTGGATAATGGGCAAGACGGTATCGCCGATCGAGCCATCGGAATCGATGTACACGCTCCAGAATGGCGCGATCAACGCGGGCTTTATCTTCTTTGTTTTAGCGATCTTAGCAACGCTGATCTTTGGACGCTTCGTCTGCGGCTGGGGCTGTCACATTCTTGCCCTACAGGATCTTTGTGCATGGCTTCTAAAGAAAGTAGGACTCACGCCACGGCCCTTCAGGTCTCGCCTGCTCGTTTTTGTACCGTTGATCGCGGCTCTTTATATGTTCGTCTGGCCGACGGTGCTGAGAGCCATCGTACGCACACCGGATACGCCCTTGATCCCGGGATTTACCAATCATCTGATCACTACCGAATTCTGGGCAACGTTTCCGCCGTTCTGGGTCGCCGTTCCATTTCTTTTTATCTGCGGTTTTATGACCGTCTACTTTCTCGGCTCCAAAGGTTTTTGCACCTACGGCTGTCCGTACGGTGGATTTTTCAGCCTTGCTGACAAGATCGCCCCCGGCAAGATCCGCGTCACCGATGCCTGTAATCAATGCGGGCATTGCACGGCGACTTGCACATCGAATGTGCTGGTCCATGCTGAGGTCAAGAAATTTGGAATGGTCGTCGATCAGGGCTGCATGAAATGTATGGACTGCGTTTCCGTCTGCCCGAACGACGCTCTCTATTTTGGCTTCGGCAAGCCGGCAGCGGCCATCGGCAAGGCGGCAAAGAAGAATTATTCGCTCTCATGGCCTGAGGAGATCGCCGCCGCACTGATCTTTGCCCTTAGCATGCTCGCGGTTTGGGACGTTTATCAGCTTGTACCGATGCTGATGGCTCTCGGCATTGCCGGTGTGACGACCTTTCTCGCAATGCGCGCCTGGCGGTTGATCGTTGCAAAAGATCTCTCGTTTTACCGTTTTACTTTAAAGTCTGGCGGCAAGGTAAAGGCTTTCGGTTTTGTTTTCCTTGTGTACGCACTTTCGTGGCTCGGCCTTGTCGCTCACAGCGGCTACATTCGCTATCACGAACGAGCCGGAGCTCTTGCATTCCAGAGCCTGCAGATACCGGACGAACTCGCTTTAGCACAACGCGATCCATCCCAATGGCTGAACCCGGCGGATAAAGCGAGCATCGCCGAGGGCCGGCGTCATTTCGACACCGCTCGCGCTCGCGGGTTGTTTACCAACGTCGAGGCGATCCCAAAACTCGCATGGCTCGAATACCTTGGCGGCAATATCGACGGCTCGCTCGACCTGCTAGCTAAAGCCGCGCGTCTGCAGGACGGCCAGGCGAAAGCGATCAGCCTTTACTATCAAGGAACGATCCTCAACCGTCTTGGCCGCTACGAAGAAGCGTTGCGAACTCTCGATCAGGCAATGTCGGCCTCAAACGTCCTGCTCGCCCGCGAAGAAAAAGGCGAATCCCTATGGATGCTCGGTCGCAAAACCGAAGCGATCGCCGTCTGGGCAGATGCCGTGCGCGGCAATCCGGGCTTGCCGGTCGTAAACAACTTCCTTGCCGCCGCTAACGCTTCGCTCGGCCGCACCGATGCCGCCTCCCAATACGAGACCCAAGCCGACCGCTCAACCCCGAATGATCCATACTTCCACTGGATGCTCGGCCTGCGGCTCAACAACCTCGGCATGAAAGACCTCGCCGAAAAACACTTCCAAACCGCCATACAGCTCGACCCGACGTTCAAGGGAAGACGTTGACGGGGCTCTTAATTTACCAAAAAAATTTCCGCTATAATTGCATTATGATCGTTTTCACCACCGTCCCAAATAGCTCGCAGGCCGAGGCTCTGGCTGAGGCAATAGTGAACGCACGACTCGCTGCCTGCGTTCAGATACTGCCGCCGATGACGTCGATCTATATTTGGGAAGGAAAAGTGCAGAAAGAGGCTGAGGTTTTGCTGCTGATCAAGACTCTCCCGGAAAAATTTAACGAGCTCGAACGCTTTATTATCGATCACCACAGTTACGACGTGCCGGAGATAGTTGCTGTCGAGCCCGCAAAGATCTCAGCATCGTATCTCAAATGGATGCAACGAGTTATCAGCTAAACGTTAATGTGATACACGCAGCATATAGATCGCGATCGTATAACAGTTCTTAGTCCCTGACCTTTTACTTTTCGCTATTGTCCATTCCCTCGTAGCAAGTCCGGATAATGAAATCGACTGCATCCTTGGGTGAATCTGTCAGGTGGATGAGGCCGAGGTCTTCAGGATTGATGTACTTTTCGTGAAGCATCACTGAAGTGACCCACTGCAGAAGGCCCCGCCAGTATTGGGAGCCGAAAAGCACGACGGGGAAGTTGCGGATCTTCTTTGTCTGGATGAGCGTGAGTGCCTCAAAAAGCTCGTCCATCGTGCCAAAACCGCCCGGGAAAATGACGTAAGCGTTGCTGTATTTGATGAACATGGTCTTGCGGACCATGAAGTATTTGAACGTCAGGGACTTGGTCAGATATGGATTTGGTATCTGTTCGAAGGGAAGCTCGATGTTGCACCCGACGGATTTCGCTCCGGCGGTGTGAGCACCTCGATTTGCGGCTTCCATTATTCCGGGGCCGCCGCCGGTGATGATCTCGAATCCCGCCGCACCGAGCAAAAGACCGGTCTCGTGGGCGGCTTTGTACATCGGATCGTCTTCAGGCGTTCTCGCTGAACCGAAGATCGAAACACCCCGCGTGATCGTCGCAAGTTCGTCAAACCCGTTGACAAATTCACCCAGGATACGAAAAACACGCCACGAATCAGACGTGCGATAAAGGTCCTCAGGCTCGGGCGAACGCAGCAGGACCTCATCGTCCGTCAGGTGCCAATATCCCTGAGCCGTCTCGAGCTCTTTTGCTTCGGCAATAGTCTTGGGCACCTCCGCATTCTTGGCGGGGGCCTCTATTTTGGGTTTTGTGGATTTGATCGATGACATTAGATTCCCATGATGTTGTAACCACAGTCGACGTAGATGGTTTCGCCTGTAATTCCCGTTGAGAGGTCGCTGACTAGGAATAGTGCGGTATTGCCAACTTCCTGGACAGTGACGTTACGTTTGAGCGGTGCTTTTTCGCCGACATAGCCGAGAAGCGAGCCCATGTTCTTTACTCCGCGTGCCGAGAGAGTGTTGATTGGGCCGGCACTGATCGCGTTGACGCGAATGTTGTACTTACCAAGATCGGCGGCAAGATATCGAACAGACGATTCGAGTGCCGCCTTCGCAACGCCCATGACGTTATAACTGGGCACAACTTTCTCGGCTCCGTAGTAGCTCATCGTTACGATACTGCCGCCTTCGGCCATAAGCGGTGAGGCCGCGAGGGCAACCTGTGTCAGCGAGAACGCGCTGATCTCGAGTGCGGTCCTAAACGCTTCCCTTGTCGTAGTTACAAACTCTCCTTCAAGTGCTTCTTTGGGTGCGAACGCGATAGAGTGGATAACAAAATCAAGCTTTCCGAACTTCTTAGCGACGGCCTCAAATGCCGCATCGACATCTGCCTGATTGGTCACATCACACGGCACAACCAGCGAATCGGGAAGCTCGCCCGCTAGCTTTTCAACATTTTCTTTCAGCCGTTCACCCTGATAAGTGAACGCCATTTTCGCACCGTGCTCGCTGCAAGCCGAAGCACACGCCCACGCGATCGAACGCTTGTTCGCCACGCCGAATATCATTCCTATTTTGTTTTTTAGCATGATTTTTGATCTTCGACCTTTGATCTTAGAACTTTGACCATTGCGTCAGCAAAGATCCAAGTTCAAGGATCAGAGATCACTCTGAAACATACACCTTCTGCAACATCTCAAAATCGAGAAGCCTGATGTCGATGTCGACGGGCGTGTCCGTGAAGCGTCTGGTGATCAGCATTCCGCGAAGCCGTTCTTCTTCGTCGGAAGTCAGTTGGGTCACCAGAACGACCATCAGGCGAAGCCGTAAGCGGCTTTTAAGCTCTGCAAGATTCTTCTTGGCTTGGGTGATCTTTTTGAGCATCGACTCGATTTTTTCCTGCCTTACATCCGGAACTACGAGGAAAGAAACCTCAATGCAGGTTATTAAGTCATGTTCTACAAGTATTGCATCAAAAGGAGTTCCGCCGATGCTAACGTGACGCATTAAAGGTAGATTCTCTTCCTGTTGTATCTGCCGCAGTGCGAGATCTTCGGCGACGATGTATGCCGAAAGAAGGTCTGCCAAGTTGTCGTCACCGACTCCTAAAAGTCGTGATAACTCGCGAACCTCGACGTTCACATTCTGCCGCTGGATCTCAGGCATTGCCGCATCCCAGCGAATGAATTTCCGGTCGTCAACAGCCGCGATCCTACGTCTGTTCGCGACATCGAGAATCACCACCAGCCCCAGGAGAGCTATTGCTCCAAGGAACACCGCGAGCAGGGGCATATTCGCAGCACGCACCGACAATACGATGCCGGCAATCAAGACCGTAAACAATAGCACGGTCAAAATTATCAGCGGATAGTTGGTCTGCTCCCGATCGAACCGTCGAAGCGAATTTTCAGGTTTCTTGTCCATGTGCCGACCGGCCTTTATGCTGCCGACTAGGCTTTTTCAAACGGGATATCGTCAAAATGCGTCATCTGCTTGAACGCCTTAAAACGCTGATTGATCTCCGGATAATCGAGAGCATCAACGCGTTCGGTGCCGAATTTTTCAACATTGAACGACGCCATTACCGAACCATAGATCATCGCCCGCCGCAGTGTTTCTTCAGTGATCTCTTTGTGAGCCGCGAGATAGCCCATAAACCCGCCCGCAAAAGTGTCACCAGCTCCAGTAGGGTCGAAAACACTTTCGAGCGGATATGCGGGAGCGGCAAAGTAATTGTCCTTAGTGAAAAGGGTTGCGCCGTATTCACCGCGCTTGATCACAACCGCCTTCAGCCCGAGATCCATAATGGCCTTAGCTGCCTTGTGAATGTTCGGTTCATCGGTCAACTGACGAGCTTCAGCATCATTGATGATGATGCAATCAACTACCTTGATGGTCTCTATGAGGGCATCTTTCATGCTGGTTATCCAGAAGTTCATAGTGTCCATTGCAACAAATTCAGCGTTCGGGCATTGCTCACGAACGCTCTTCTGCAGCATAGGCAAAATGTTCGCTAAGAATAGTAATTTCGAGTTCTTAGAGTGTTCAGAAAGCTTCGGTTCGAAGGTCTCGAAGACGTTCAGCTGCGTATCGAGCGTGTGAGCCGTGTTCATGTCGTAATCGTATCGACCGCTCCAGAAGAACGTTTTCCCATCGGGTACGATCTCTATGTCGTCCGTGTTGATATGATGCCGATCAAAGACCGCCCATTCCTCGTCTCCAAAATCACCACCGACGACGCCAACTGCTTTCACTTCAGTAAAAAAGCTCGCCGACAAACCAAAATGCGTTGCTGCACCACCCAGGATCTTATCCCGTTTACCAAAGGGTGTTTCCAGGGCATCGAATGCAACCGAACCTACTACTGTTAAAGACATTTGTTAAAAGAATCTCCGAGTTTGAAATACGAAAACTTTTATTTTACACGCCATGGCGGATTTTTGCGATTTTCCCCAGCATAAAACAGGCAGATCTTGTTGTTATTCGGATCGCTGAGATATGCCTCGCGCCCAAACCACTCGCGATCGGTCGGTTCTTCGTCAAAACTGAGCCCGAGAGCCCGTAATTCCGCGACCTTCTCATCGAGCTCCTCACATTCGAAATAGAGCGTTATTCCATTATTCGATGAGATATTCTCACCGATGTGAACTGAAAGAGTCGATTCACCATCCGGGCATTCGAGCCGGGCATATCGAGGGAGTGAATCCACAATGCGACGAAGGCCGAGCTTTTCAAAAAACTCGACCGTCTCGACAGGGAACTTAGAATATATGGTGACCTGGTTAAGGTTCATTTTGCTTCGGGGAGCGATGCCAGCGTCTTTTTAGCATCCTCAGCAAATTTGCTCTGCGGATATTTTTCGACAACCGTTCCGAGATAGGCTCTGGCGTCGGCGATAAGTTTTTCCGAGGCAAATTTCTCTTTTTCTTTCTCCGACTTTGGATCGATCTTTTGTTTACCTTTGTTCTGCGACAGATAGTAACTGCTCATGCCGGCGATGTAGAGGAATTCGTCTATCTGTGAGAACTCGGGATAAGCAGCGTAAGTTTCCTCAAACCGCAGCAGAACCTGTTTGTATGCTTTCTTGAGCGGTGTGAAGGCCTGACGGGCGACGTCCAGATTGTGTTTGGCGTCAGCCTCGAGTAGCGGATCACGGTCGATCGCGGGCGTTACATTACGTTGTGCAGAGGCCGAGACAGTAAAAGCCGCAAGGGCGGTAAAAGTGAAAATAAGTGCTAAAAACTTTTCTTTCATAACTAAATACAGATGTTCGCAGCGGCCTAATAGTTTCCCTCCGCGGCGGCAACACCACTTATTTTCCGTATTTACCAATGATCGCCTCGAGCTTTTTCGCTGTTTCAGCCGGCCAGTGTTCCGGGGCGGTGAAGATGGCGTTCTTAGTTGCTCCTTCGTACTGATTCGGGGTCGTTTTAGTGGCGACACGTTTCACGGCATCTTTGAGTACTAGCTGGGCGTTTCGCACATTCTTGTTTAAGTATGCGATGACCATGTCGACCGTAACGTCGTCGTGACCGTCATACCAGCAGTCGTAATCGGTGACGAGAGCCATGGTGGCGTAAGCGATCTCAGCTTCGCGGGCGAGCTTCGCCTCCTGCAGGTTGGTCATTCCTATGACGTCCATTCCCCACTGGCGATAGACGTTGGATTCGGCCTTGGTCGAGAACGCGGGGCCTTCCATACAGATGTATGTTCCGCCGCGGTGCGTTTTGACGCCAACGCTGTTGCACGAGGCTTCGAGAATATCGCCAAGCTCGTTACAAACCGGATGAGCGAACGTGACGTGGCCAACGATGCCTTCGCCAAAGAAAGTCGATTCGTGAGCACGTGCCCGCGTGCGATCAAAAAACTGGTCGGGGATCACAAAGTCAGTCGGAGCGTACTGTTCCTGCAGGCTGCCGACTGCCGAAACGGAAAGGATGTAATCAACCCCGAGCATCTTCATCGCGTAGATGTTCGCTCGATACGGCAGTTCGCTGGGCGTAAATTTGTGACCGCGAGCATGACGCGGAAGGAACGCGACGGTCACGCCGTCCAATTCGCCTACTATGAACGCGTCAGACGGTTTACCAAACGGCGTGTCCATCTCGATCTCACGTACATTCTCAAGCTCCGGCATCTGGTACAGTCCGCTGCCGCCGATAATTCCAATGTTTACGTTTTCCATTTATGTTTCCAGTTTACAGTTCTCTCAAATTAAGAAGGACGATCGTTAAAATCGCCCCTCTTATTCTGCATTATTTGTTCTTCGGCTCCGGCTTTGGCTCCGGTTTTTTCGGTTCCGGTTTGCCTGGTTTCGGAGGTCCGCCTGCCGGGCCGCCTTCCGGTCCGTCTGCTCCTGGCGGCATTTGCATTTGCTGCTGACGCTGCTGCTGCATTTGCTGAAGCTGTTCAGCCGTCGGTTGCGGAACGTCAAAATCGGCCGGCACCTGAATGTTGTTCGACGCTACGATCTCTTCGAGCAATTTCTTTTCTTTTTCTTCCTCAAGCTTCGCTTTCGCGAATTCCTTGACCGGAGTGTCACGTCCCATTGGATTTGTCGGGTCTTTCACTGCGGTCGAGATCAGGATGTGACGTACGTCGTAGGTTTCTTCTTTCGAATCGCCGGATTTTCCGAGCTTACGCTCCAGCTTGATGATGTGAAATCCGAAATCGGTCTCGACGAGTTCCGGGGAAACCTGTCCTGCCTCGAGTGCTAAAGCGGCGGCTTCAAAAGGAGCGACCATGCGACCTTTCGGCGTGTCTTTGTAAATTCCGCCCTGGCCTTTGCCGTCGGGGCCTTTATTGCCTGGATCTTCGGTAAATTCATTTGCAAGAGAGGCAAAGTCTTCGCCCGCTTTTGCCCGATCCAAAAGGCCCTGAGCCTTAGCTCGTTTTTGGACAGGGTCGATCTCTGGATGATCGGTAATGTATTTCGCTATTTCTTCATCAGTGACCTTCATCTGGTCAGCGATCTTTTCGGAGTAGAGACGAGCCAGGAATTGAGCCTGCTGTAATTTAACCTGAAGATTTGCCTTATCGACGAATTCCTTCGGAAGTTCACCCGCTTCAGCTTTCTTTTCATACTCGGCCTTGTAGATACGCATTTTAGCGAATACATCACGAGCCTGGGTCTTTTCTTCCTCGGTGATCTCGCGGTTCATTTCAGGATTGCCCTTTTTCAGAACCTCGATCTTTGCATTGAGAAAATCGTTAAATTCCTGTTCGTGCGTGCGGCCGGCAACGGGAGCCTGATCGTCCCAATATGCCTTGACCTGATCTTCGGAGATAAATCCGAATGCGGGCATCGGGCCTTTGTCCTTGTTGACCTCACGGTCGTAATTCACCGCAAGGATCTCAGATCTGATGTTGTCGAGCTCCTGTTTGCTGTTTGCGTCCTCGGCAAGGCCTTCTTTCTTTGCCTGACTGGCGAAAGCGAGCAATTGCTTGAGATTCTCGAGCTGAGTTTTCTTCATCTCGGGATCTTCGTTCAGACGCTTAAGGATCGCCGGATTACTTTTCGCTACGTCAGCGAGCAGCATCTCGATCTCAGCTTTGGTGATCGAATTAAAAGATCCGGCCGACACATGGCCGCCAACCTTGTTCTTCCAAACGACTAGCCCCGCACCGACCGCCAAAATTGCGACGATCAAAATAATTCCTTTAGTTAAATTGCTCAATGCCCAAGTCCTCACTTACACGAAATCTCTAAATAGCAAACGGCTATGATAACAAACTAAACGCGATATTCACTAATTAACAAGGTATTATTCGATCGTTTGAACCAGTTCTAGCAGAACTCCATTTGCCGACGAAGGGTGAACGAATGCCACGAGGCAGCCCTCTGCTCCGATCCGAGGAGTTTCGTCGATCAGCCGCATGCCCTCCGATCTCAGTTTCGCCAGAGAAACTTCGATGTCATCGACCTCGACCGCGATGTGGTGAATGCCGCCGCCCCGTTTCTCCAAAAACTTGCTGATCGGCGAATCCTCGGATGTCGGTTCAAGCAACTCGATGCGGCTCTCGCCGATCGGCAGCATCGCAACCCTCACCTTTTGATCCTCGACGATCTCCGTGTGCACGTTTTCGAGTCCGAGAGCGTCGCTCCAAAACCTGAGAGCTTCGTCGATTCCTTTTGTTGCGATGCCTAAGTGATTGATTTTCATTTATTTACACCTATAACTTCTTTTTGTTGTCCACTACATGTCCGCGAGCTGTCCGCGAGCTGTCCGCGGCTTGTCCACAAACATCTGTGGACAGGTAAATATTGATAAGAATGATACTTACGGCCGCACTAAACAGTATTGCCGCAAGTTTTTAGAAAAATAATTTCACATGTCAAATACCAAATTGCGGCAACGCAAAAACGTTGCAAGTGTGGCACAATTATTTGGATTTGTCAAGGATCTTGTTCACGGCCGAATACGGATCGGTCTCTTTCGAGGCGACCTGTTTAGCGAGGTCATCGATCATCTCGCGGGCGCCTGTTTGAGACATTAAGTCGAACAGCAGACGTTCGCGGACGAGTTCGTTCAGTCGCCATTTGGCGATAGCGGTGCGGCGTTCGGCGGCGTGTTCGTTCGTGGATTGGAACTCGAAATAAATCTGGATCGCAGCACTCAGATCTTCGAGGCCTTTGTTTTCGGTCGCGACGGTCTTTATGATCGGCGGCATCCACATATCCGGGCGATGGGCGAGGGAAAGGAGGGCATCGAGTTCTTTTTGGGTGCGGAGGACGCCTTCGCGGTCGGCTTTGTTGATAACGAAAACGTCGCCGATCTCCATTATCCCTGCCTTGATCGCCTGGATGTCATCGCCCATTCCGGGCACGAGCACGACAACTGAAACGTCAGCCGTTTTCACGATTTCGACCTCGTCCTGGCCGACGCCGACGGTTTCGACAATGACCTTATCAAAACCCGCTGCATCTAGAATTGCCACGGCATCGACCGTTGCACGTGAAAGTCCGCCAAGATTCCCACGTGTTGCCATCGACCGAATAAAAACGCCTTCCTGCATGCCCAACGTAGCCATCCGAATACGGTCGCCGAGGATCGCACCGCCCGAAAACGGACTCGACGGATCGACGCAGATGATACCAACGCGGTTTCCCGCGTCTTTGTAATGCTGAGCCAGTTTATCGACAAGCGAAGACTTGCCCGCTCCAGGCGAGCCCGTAATGCCAATGACCGTCGCCTTTCCGGTGTGTGGAAAGACGGCTTTCATCAATTCGGCAGCGTCGTCCGTACCGCCCTCGACCTTGGTGATCGCACGGGCGACGGTTCGCGGGTGACCGGCAAATAAGCGTTCAAGAAATTCTGTATCCGGCATTAATCGTTCTTCTTTTCGACAAATTTAATGAGCCGCAGGCGGTCATTTTTCCATTCGCAATAGAGCTAAATCTTCGCACTTTTTCGGCAAAAATAAAAAGACGAGCCCGTTGAACGGCCCGCCCCTTTTTTAACCTCTGCCTTGATCTTACATCGCACCTTCATCCGCCGAAGGCCCGTAGATCGACGGCACGG
Protein-coding sequences here:
- a CDS encoding 4Fe-4S binding protein, with the protein product MKTGCDGQNAVKKRSIELPVLGNSPSEKAEVRVSRTARWRAAALIALNLLMVAHFVQWWIMGKTVSPIEPSESMYTLQNGAINAGFIFFVLAILATLIFGRFVCGWGCHILALQDLCAWLLKKVGLTPRPFRSRLLVFVPLIAALYMFVWPTVLRAIVRTPDTPLIPGFTNHLITTEFWATFPPFWVAVPFLFICGFMTVYFLGSKGFCTYGCPYGGFFSLADKIAPGKIRVTDACNQCGHCTATCTSNVLVHAEVKKFGMVVDQGCMKCMDCVSVCPNDALYFGFGKPAAAIGKAAKKNYSLSWPEEIAAALIFALSMLAVWDVYQLVPMLMALGIAGVTTFLAMRAWRLIVAKDLSFYRFTLKSGGKVKAFGFVFLVYALSWLGLVAHSGYIRYHERAGALAFQSLQIPDELALAQRDPSQWLNPADKASIAEGRRHFDTARARGLFTNVEAIPKLAWLEYLGGNIDGSLDLLAKAARLQDGQAKAISLYYQGTILNRLGRYEEALRTLDQAMSASNVLLAREEKGESLWMLGRKTEAIAVWADAVRGNPGLPVVNNFLAAANASLGRTDAASQYETQADRSTPNDPYFHWMLGLRLNNLGMKDLAEKHFQTAIQLDPTFKGRR
- a CDS encoding divalent-cation tolerance protein CutA, producing the protein MIVFTTVPNSSQAEALAEAIVNARLAACVQILPPMTSIYIWEGKVQKEAEVLLLIKTLPEKFNELERFIIDHHSYDVPEIVAVEPAKISASYLKWMQRVIS
- a CDS encoding TIGR00730 family Rossman fold protein produces the protein MSSIKSTKPKIEAPAKNAEVPKTIAEAKELETAQGYWHLTDDEVLLRSPEPEDLYRTSDSWRVFRILGEFVNGFDELATITRGVSIFGSARTPEDDPMYKAAHETGLLLGAAGFEIITGGGPGIMEAANRGAHTAGAKSVGCNIELPFEQIPNPYLTKSLTFKYFMVRKTMFIKYSNAYVIFPGGFGTMDELFEALTLIQTKKIRNFPVVLFGSQYWRGLLQWVTSVMLHEKYINPEDLGLIHLTDSPKDAVDFIIRTCYEGMDNSEK
- a CDS encoding enoyl-ACP reductase yields the protein MLKNKIGMIFGVANKRSIAWACASACSEHGAKMAFTYQGERLKENVEKLAGELPDSLVVPCDVTNQADVDAAFEAVAKKFGKLDFVIHSIAFAPKEALEGEFVTTTREAFRTALEISAFSLTQVALAASPLMAEGGSIVTMSYYGAEKVVPSYNVMGVAKAALESSVRYLAADLGKYNIRVNAISAGPINTLSARGVKNMGSLLGYVGEKAPLKRNVTVQEVGNTALFLVSDLSTGITGETIYVDCGYNIMGI
- a CDS encoding bifunctional hydroxymethylpyrimidine kinase/phosphomethylpyrimidine kinase, with translation MSLTVVGSVAFDALETPFGKRDKILGGAATHFGLSASFFTEVKAVGVVGGDFGDEEWAVFDRHHINTDDIEIVPDGKTFFWSGRYDYDMNTAHTLDTQLNVFETFEPKLSEHSKNSKLLFLANILPMLQKSVREQCPNAEFVAMDTMNFWITSMKDALIETIKVVDCIIINDAEARQLTDEPNIHKAAKAIMDLGLKAVVIKRGEYGATLFTKDNYFAAPAYPLESVFDPTGAGDTFAGGFMGYLAAHKEITEETLRRAMIYGSVMASFNVEKFGTERVDALDYPEINQRFKAFKQMTHFDDIPFEKA
- a CDS encoding VOC family protein; the encoded protein is MNLNQVTIYSKFPVETVEFFEKLGLRRIVDSLPRYARLECPDGESTLSVHIGENISSNNGITLYFECEELDEKVAELRALGLSFDEEPTDREWFGREAYLSDPNNNKICLFYAGENRKNPPWRVK
- the bamD gene encoding outer membrane protein assembly factor BamD: MKEKFLALIFTFTALAAFTVSASAQRNVTPAIDRDPLLEADAKHNLDVARQAFTPLKKAYKQVLLRFEETYAAYPEFSQIDEFLYIAGMSSYYLSQNKGKQKIDPKSEKEKEKFASEKLIADARAYLGTVVEKYPQSKFAEDAKKTLASLPEAK
- a CDS encoding S-methyl-5'-thioadenosine phosphorylase; the encoded protein is MENVNIGIIGGSGLYQMPELENVREIEMDTPFGKPSDAFIVGELDGVTVAFLPRHARGHKFTPSELPYRANIYAMKMLGVDYILSVSAVGSLQEQYAPTDFVIPDQFFDRTRARAHESTFFGEGIVGHVTFAHPVCNELGDILEASCNSVGVKTHRGGTYICMEGPAFSTKAESNVYRQWGMDVIGMTNLQEAKLAREAEIAYATMALVTDYDCWYDGHDDVTVDMVIAYLNKNVRNAQLVLKDAVKRVATKTTPNQYEGATKNAIFTAPEHWPAETAKKLEAIIGKYGK
- a CDS encoding peptidylprolyl isomerase is translated as MSNLTKGIILIVAILAVGAGLVVWKNKVGGHVSAGSFNSITKAEIEMLLADVAKSNPAILKRLNEDPEMKKTQLENLKQLLAFASQAKKEGLAEDANSKQELDNIRSEILAVNYDREVNKDKGPMPAFGFISEDQVKAYWDDQAPVAGRTHEQEFNDFLNAKIEVLKKGNPEMNREITEEEKTQARDVFAKMRIYKAEYEKKAEAGELPKEFVDKANLQVKLQQAQFLARLYSEKIADQMKVTDEEIAKYITDHPEIDPVQKRAKAQGLLDRAKAGEDFASLANEFTEDPGNKGPDGKGQGGIYKDTPKGRMVAPFEAAALALEAGQVSPELVETDFGFHIIKLERKLGKSGDSKEETYDVRHILISTAVKDPTNPMGRDTPVKEFAKAKLEEEKEKKLLEEIVASNNIQVPADFDVPQPTAEQLQQMQQQRQQQMQMPPGADGPEGGPAGGPPKPGKPEPKKPEPKPEPKNK
- the mce gene encoding methylmalonyl-CoA epimerase; this encodes MKINHLGIATKGIDEALRFWSDALGLENVHTEIVEDQKVRVAMLPIGESRIELLEPTSEDSPISKFLEKRGGGIHHIAVEVDDIEVSLAKLRSEGMRLIDETPRIGAEGCLVAFVHPSSANGVLLELVQTIE
- the meaB gene encoding methylmalonyl Co-A mutase-associated GTPase MeaB, which encodes MPDTEFLERLFAGHPRTVARAITKVEGGTDDAAELMKAVFPHTGKATVIGITGSPGAGKSSLVDKLAQHYKDAGNRVGIICVDPSSPFSGGAILGDRIRMATLGMQEGVFIRSMATRGNLGGLSRATVDAVAILDAAGFDKVIVETVGVGQDEVEIVKTADVSVVVLVPGMGDDIQAIKAGIMEIGDVFVINKADREGVLRTQKELDALLSLAHRPDMWMPPIIKTVATENKGLEDLSAAIQIYFEFQSTNEHAAERRTAIAKWRLNELVRERLLFDLMSQTGAREMIDDLAKQVASKETDPYSAVNKILDKSK